A single region of the Hoeflea prorocentri genome encodes:
- a CDS encoding IclR family transcriptional regulator, with protein MGEAKDYRIAAVDRALSVLEVLGERGELGVTELAVELGMTKSLVFRILHTLEARGYVAKDSERALYGLGYRAGHLADEAAKQRGLLLVAEPQMDTLREHFNENVNLLVRDGLNALVVTTRESRHSMRLYAAPGRHGPLHAGGGSMVLLAFAPPEVRSETLSGPLTSFASETITDPTELERKLMQIAADGFHVTRNDLDEGAFSVAAPIFGPGGDIVAAISVAGPVARLDPDKQGKILQDVLHAAGKISEGIGAPAREFQAAAW; from the coding sequence ATGGGTGAGGCCAAAGATTATCGCATCGCTGCCGTGGATCGGGCGCTGAGCGTGCTGGAAGTTCTGGGTGAAAGGGGCGAGTTGGGCGTGACTGAACTTGCCGTTGAGCTGGGTATGACCAAGAGCCTGGTTTTCCGCATCCTTCACACGCTGGAAGCCAGAGGCTACGTGGCCAAGGATTCTGAACGCGCCCTTTATGGTCTTGGATACCGCGCCGGCCATCTTGCAGACGAAGCAGCGAAGCAACGCGGCCTGCTTCTGGTGGCCGAGCCTCAAATGGATACGTTGCGCGAGCATTTCAACGAGAACGTAAACCTTCTGGTCCGCGACGGTCTCAATGCCCTGGTTGTCACGACACGCGAAAGCCGTCACTCCATGCGTCTTTATGCTGCGCCCGGACGGCACGGACCGCTGCACGCCGGTGGCGGATCGATGGTGCTGCTGGCCTTTGCGCCTCCAGAGGTGCGTTCTGAAACGTTGTCCGGTCCCCTGACGAGTTTTGCCTCGGAGACGATAACTGATCCGACCGAACTTGAGCGCAAGCTGATGCAGATCGCAGCAGACGGTTTTCATGTAACGCGCAACGATCTCGATGAGGGCGCGTTCTCCGTTGCCGCTCCGATCTTCGGGCCGGGTGGGGACATCGTCGCGGCGATCTCGGTCGCGGGCCCGGTTGCCCGTCTCGATCCGGACAAGCAGGGCAAAATCCTTCAGGATGTGCTGCATGCCGCCGGCAAGATTTCCGAAGGGATCGGCGCGCCCGCGCGCGAATTCCAGGCGGCCGCCTGGTAG
- a CDS encoding aspartate/glutamate racemase family protein, with translation MKQQLSSYGSSIMRIAYAVPGPMSKGPMGRAEVTRREKLLNSWAFEGTTVEVRDVATGPASIESAYEEALSIPPTLDLLMQLENEGYDAAIIGCFGDPGIEAARELVSMPVVGPCESSMLLAASLGHKFSVLTLFDSLIAGQEYLAVRAGVREKLASVRATGIPVLSLMTDVDATKARLVEVSSECVEQDRADAVIFGCMTMSFLDMADEISASVGVPFINAGKTALKQAETLVSMGLSHSKTAFATPPKVSDGQTVADLKVG, from the coding sequence ATGAAACAGCAATTGTCAAGCTACGGGTCATCAATCATGCGCATCGCCTATGCCGTTCCAGGACCTATGTCAAAGGGCCCGATGGGCCGCGCGGAAGTCACGCGCCGCGAGAAACTTCTCAACAGCTGGGCCTTTGAGGGCACGACAGTCGAAGTCCGGGATGTCGCAACAGGTCCGGCCTCTATTGAATCGGCCTATGAAGAGGCGCTTTCGATCCCGCCCACGCTCGATCTCCTGATGCAGCTTGAGAATGAGGGCTATGACGCGGCGATCATCGGCTGCTTCGGTGATCCGGGCATAGAAGCTGCCCGCGAGCTCGTTTCCATGCCGGTGGTGGGCCCGTGTGAATCATCCATGCTGCTGGCGGCATCGCTGGGACACAAGTTCAGCGTCCTCACACTCTTCGATTCCCTTATCGCGGGCCAGGAATATCTGGCGGTCCGGGCCGGTGTGCGGGAGAAACTCGCCTCCGTCAGGGCCACCGGAATTCCCGTGCTCAGCCTGATGACCGATGTCGACGCCACCAAGGCGCGGCTGGTCGAGGTTTCCAGCGAATGTGTCGAACAAGACCGCGCCGACGCGGTCATCTTCGGTTGTATGACCATGTCGTTCCTCGACATGGCGGACGAAATTTCAGCGTCAGTCGGCGTTCCCTTCATCAATGCCGGCAAGACGGCGCTGAAGCAGGCCGAGACGCTTGTATCGATGGGGCTATCCCATTCGAAAACCGCCTTTGCGACACCTCCCAAAGTGTCGGACGGGCAAACGGTCGCCGACCTCAAGGTCGGATAA
- a CDS encoding ABC transporter substrate-binding protein, which yields MRKLLGMAVLLAGAAIGTQALAAGDQIREIKLTTRPQAAQPQEFQFIQLIAQEWRKLGLDVKVDVMPWEQMADLVWYNRDKWDTTGWQMVGRPERSDPDELIYNLFHSSTAPKGYNFIGYSNPELDATVEAQRIETDPDKRQELLYKAQSILAEDQPNLMLVHPKSTFAFDKNVWDAASVVDQGGIGIRNTWTFIQMEPLGEQKDIILNSSDNIQGINPLWISGGTDSWITELIWDRLLRIGPDGLPQPWAAESFEWLDDKTIKLTLRDGMMWHDGKPVTVDDVKFSFEAAMGDEAPMYKPFVGNIEAIETDGDTITFKLKNATAAFLTASLAKLNIIPKHVWEPVLTDLATKEDNAEDYQEPAPIGSGPFKFASWTTNEEVVLEANKDHFSPPKAERWILRIVPNTEAAIGMLRSGEINFLSDFSGDPKILLDLVEQDGDLEVVSTVDMGFRYVAFNHRRPPFNDPEFRKALSYAINRDLIVGAAFRGFAVKSNSVISPALGFWHNDAVNSFDTGSDVAKSILENAGYEIKGGALHYPDGVAETLAD from the coding sequence ATGAGGAAGCTCTTAGGAATGGCCGTCCTGCTCGCGGGGGCGGCAATAGGCACACAGGCCCTTGCGGCCGGTGACCAGATCCGCGAGATCAAACTGACAACCAGACCGCAGGCAGCACAGCCGCAGGAATTCCAGTTCATTCAGCTCATTGCCCAGGAATGGCGCAAACTCGGCCTTGACGTAAAGGTCGATGTCATGCCGTGGGAGCAGATGGCCGATCTCGTCTGGTACAATCGCGACAAGTGGGACACTACGGGATGGCAGATGGTCGGCAGGCCGGAGCGCTCCGACCCGGACGAACTGATCTATAACCTCTTCCACTCTTCGACTGCGCCCAAGGGTTACAACTTCATCGGCTACAGCAATCCGGAACTCGATGCGACCGTTGAAGCGCAGCGTATCGAAACCGATCCGGACAAGCGTCAGGAACTGCTTTACAAGGCTCAGTCCATTCTGGCCGAAGACCAGCCGAACCTGATGCTGGTGCATCCGAAATCCACCTTCGCATTCGACAAAAATGTCTGGGACGCGGCGTCCGTGGTCGATCAGGGCGGCATCGGCATCAGAAACACCTGGACATTTATCCAGATGGAGCCGCTTGGCGAGCAGAAAGACATCATCCTGAACTCGTCCGACAATATTCAGGGCATCAACCCGCTATGGATCTCGGGCGGAACCGACAGCTGGATCACCGAACTGATCTGGGACCGGCTGCTGCGCATCGGTCCGGACGGCTTGCCGCAGCCCTGGGCCGCTGAAAGTTTTGAGTGGCTTGACGACAAGACGATCAAGCTGACGCTGCGCGACGGCATGATGTGGCATGACGGCAAGCCGGTGACGGTGGACGATGTCAAGTTCTCCTTCGAAGCTGCGATGGGCGACGAAGCGCCGATGTACAAGCCGTTTGTCGGAAACATCGAGGCAATCGAGACCGATGGCGACACGATCACCTTCAAACTCAAGAATGCGACCGCTGCGTTCCTGACGGCCAGCCTCGCCAAGCTCAACATCATCCCCAAACATGTCTGGGAGCCGGTGCTGACGGATCTGGCGACCAAGGAAGACAATGCCGAGGACTATCAGGAGCCTGCTCCGATTGGTTCCGGACCGTTCAAATTCGCGTCTTGGACGACCAATGAAGAGGTCGTGCTTGAAGCAAACAAGGATCACTTCTCGCCTCCCAAGGCCGAGCGCTGGATTCTTCGGATCGTGCCCAATACCGAGGCTGCCATCGGCATGCTGCGGTCTGGTGAAATCAACTTTCTGTCGGATTTCTCCGGCGATCCGAAGATCCTGCTTGATCTTGTAGAACAGGATGGTGACCTGGAAGTGGTGTCGACGGTCGACATGGGCTTCCGTTACGTGGCCTTCAACCATCGCCGGCCGCCGTTCAATGATCCGGAATTCCGCAAGGCGCTGTCCTATGCAATCAATCGGGATCTGATCGTCGGCGCCGCGTTCCGGGGATTTGCCGTGAAATCGAATTCGGTGATTTCGCCTGCCCTCGGCTTCTGGCATAACGACGCGGTCAACAGTTTCGACACCGGCTCGGACGTTGCCAAGTCGATCCTCGAAAATGCCGGCTACGAGATCAAGGGCGGTGCGCTGCACTATCCCGATGGTGTAGCCGAAACACTGGCCGACTAG
- a CDS encoding ABC transporter permease, giving the protein MVFVLWAVATILFLMFRLMPSNPLAAYIDPTFTEEQQQALMAKFGLDRPLWEQYFIYLKNLLQGELGDSFFYRQPVGERVLELLPNTLILTFSSLIIAYAFGIVVGAWLAWKRDTIAERAAIPVVLTTRAMPEFWLGMLLLAVFSFTLGWFPAGGTRSPGSEYDGYLALYTSADFLSHLVLPALTLAIYSQGLPLLLMRSNMLEVMNEDFVTMARIKGLSNWTVVVRHAARNALLPVMTSFAIAVGYQIQGNVVVETVFSWPGLGRELVNAVSASDYPLAQGAFLMIAIVVVLMNLLADLLYSLLDPRVSHA; this is encoded by the coding sequence CTGGTATTCGTGCTCTGGGCGGTCGCCACTATTTTGTTCCTGATGTTCCGGCTGATGCCCAGCAATCCGCTGGCGGCCTATATCGACCCGACCTTTACCGAAGAGCAGCAACAGGCACTGATGGCGAAGTTCGGCCTCGACCGGCCGCTTTGGGAACAATATTTCATCTATCTGAAGAATCTTCTGCAGGGCGAACTCGGCGACAGTTTTTTCTACCGCCAGCCTGTCGGCGAGCGTGTCCTGGAACTTTTGCCCAACACGCTGATCCTGACCTTCAGCTCCCTTATCATCGCTTATGCCTTTGGCATTGTCGTCGGTGCCTGGCTTGCCTGGAAGCGCGACACAATCGCCGAACGCGCTGCAATCCCGGTGGTCTTGACGACACGGGCTATGCCAGAGTTCTGGCTGGGCATGTTGTTGCTTGCCGTTTTCAGTTTTACACTCGGCTGGTTTCCGGCCGGGGGAACCCGCAGTCCCGGCTCGGAATATGACGGCTATCTGGCGCTTTATACGTCCGCCGACTTCCTCTCCCACCTTGTGCTGCCGGCGCTGACCCTCGCCATCTACAGCCAGGGCCTTCCGCTCCTTCTCATGCGCTCCAACATGCTGGAGGTCATGAACGAGGATTTCGTGACCATGGCGCGGATCAAGGGGCTTTCCAACTGGACGGTGGTGGTCCGGCATGCGGCCCGCAATGCACTATTGCCTGTCATGACATCCTTTGCCATTGCCGTCGGCTATCAGATCCAGGGCAATGTGGTGGTCGAGACGGTCTTTTCCTGGCCCGGCCTTGGGCGGGAACTGGTCAATGCGGTCTCTGCAAGCGACTATCCGCTGGCGCAAGGCGCTTTTTTGATGATCGCCATCGTCGTCGTTCTGATGAACCTTCTGGCGGACCTGCTTTACAGCCTGCTTGATCCGAGGGTGTCCCATGCCTAG
- a CDS encoding ABC transporter permease yields the protein MPSDVAAEAKPAKTGTLMRLVRKLHLPLDDPFALAGLAIYAVFILVAIFADQLATHDPLEILFTSDYQLAGDLRPGEDGFILGTTSLGRDIYSQLIYGSRSALLIGITAAFMVAIIGTVVGLLSGYFRGWVDIVLMRAADIAFGIPFLPFVIVLSSFLEPSIWNVVFAMAMILWRDTGRVIRSQVLTLRTRAYIDAARVSGSSDLKIVFRHIAPNILPLSFLYGSIAIGWAILTEAAISFLGFGDPETISWGYMLQDAYASQALSTGGYYWFVPPGICIVLVVVAGFFISRGYEEILFPKLKE from the coding sequence ATGCCTAGCGATGTGGCGGCCGAGGCAAAACCGGCAAAGACCGGAACACTGATGCGGCTGGTGCGCAAGCTCCACCTGCCGCTGGACGATCCGTTCGCCCTTGCCGGTCTTGCAATTTATGCGGTTTTCATTCTTGTCGCCATTTTTGCCGATCAGCTTGCGACACACGACCCGCTGGAGATCCTCTTCACAAGCGATTATCAGCTTGCGGGCGATCTGCGGCCCGGCGAGGACGGGTTCATCCTCGGCACAACCAGCCTTGGTCGGGATATCTATTCCCAGCTCATCTACGGATCGCGCAGCGCCCTGCTGATCGGCATCACGGCGGCGTTCATGGTTGCGATCATCGGCACGGTGGTCGGGCTTCTGTCTGGATATTTCCGCGGCTGGGTCGACATCGTCCTGATGCGGGCGGCCGATATCGCCTTCGGCATACCGTTTCTGCCTTTCGTCATCGTTCTGTCATCCTTTCTCGAACCGTCCATCTGGAATGTCGTCTTCGCCATGGCGATGATCCTGTGGCGCGATACGGGCCGGGTGATCCGCAGCCAGGTTCTGACGCTTCGCACACGCGCTTATATCGACGCGGCGCGGGTTTCAGGCTCGTCGGATCTCAAGATCGTCTTTCGCCATATCGCACCCAATATCCTGCCCTTGAGCTTCCTTTACGGGTCAATCGCCATCGGCTGGGCCATATTGACGGAAGCTGCAATCAGTTTCCTCGGCTTCGGCGATCCGGAAACGATTTCCTGGGGCTATATGCTTCAGGACGCCTATGCCAGTCAGGCCCTGTCGACCGGCGGATACTACTGGTTCGTACCTCCGGGCATCTGCATCGTGCTTGTCGTCGTTGCCGGTTTCTTCATCAGCCGCGGCTATGAGGAAATCCTGTTTCCGAAGTTGAAGGAGTAG
- a CDS encoding ABC transporter ATP-binding protein, which translates to MDNELLRVNGLKISYAVANAKVRAVDDATFAIPRGSIVGLVGESGCGKTTVARGLTRVMAKAARIDGGEILFDGTDLLALNETEMNRLRWRDIAFIPQSAMNSLDPVYRIEQQLNEVLIQRGGMSKAEARRRSEELFEMVGIEPRRLRDFPHQFSGGMRQRVAIALALALNPKLVIADEPVTALDVIVQRQILDTLKSLQEKLGISVILVTHDISVVAYVCDRIVVMYAGRVVESGDTETVLTKPCHPYTMGLYNAFPDLQSSAGLLTPIEGHPPDLRDPPTGCRFAPRCPFVKDQCRSTDVALVDVGGGHASACLRHAEANALRKEAERSETWAAMA; encoded by the coding sequence ATGGACAATGAACTGCTTCGTGTCAACGGGCTGAAAATCTCCTATGCCGTCGCCAACGCCAAGGTGCGGGCCGTCGACGATGCGACATTCGCCATTCCGCGCGGTTCCATCGTCGGGCTGGTTGGGGAATCGGGATGCGGCAAGACCACTGTCGCCCGCGGGCTGACGCGCGTCATGGCCAAGGCCGCGCGCATAGACGGCGGGGAGATCCTGTTTGACGGCACCGATCTTCTTGCACTCAACGAAACGGAGATGAACCGGCTCCGCTGGCGCGATATCGCCTTTATCCCGCAAAGCGCCATGAACTCGCTCGATCCTGTCTACCGCATCGAGCAACAGCTCAATGAAGTGCTGATCCAGCGCGGCGGCATGAGCAAGGCCGAGGCGCGGCGGCGCTCGGAGGAACTGTTCGAGATGGTCGGCATTGAGCCGCGGCGGCTACGTGACTTTCCGCATCAGTTTTCCGGCGGCATGCGCCAGCGGGTGGCCATCGCGCTGGCGCTGGCGCTCAATCCGAAACTGGTGATCGCCGATGAACCTGTGACCGCGCTCGACGTGATCGTGCAGCGGCAGATTCTCGACACGCTCAAATCGCTGCAGGAAAAGCTCGGCATCTCGGTCATTCTGGTCACGCACGATATTTCCGTCGTCGCCTATGTGTGCGACCGCATCGTGGTGATGTATGCCGGCCGCGTGGTTGAATCCGGTGACACCGAAACGGTTCTGACCAAACCGTGCCATCCCTATACGATGGGGCTCTACAACGCCTTTCCGGATCTTCAATCAAGCGCCGGTCTCCTGACCCCCATCGAGGGGCATCCGCCGGATCTTCGCGACCCGCCGACAGGTTGCCGCTTCGCACCACGTTGCCCGTTCGTCAAAGACCAGTGTCGCAGCACCGATGTCGCGCTTGTCGATGTCGGCGGCGGTCATGCCTCGGCCTGCCTGAGACATGCGGAAGCCAATGCGCTGCGCAAGGAGGCCGAACGGTCCGAGACCTGGGCGGCGATGGCATGA
- a CDS encoding ABC transporter ATP-binding protein: MSDAVKQNIAETARPMVEIANVRKHFSVGNPLMAALRGGSTVVKAVDGVEFSLMKGESVGLLGESGCGKTTMGRLLLKLEEATDGHIMFEGEDLAECQGEKLKAFRTKAQMIFQNPFEALNPRFTIAQSLAEPLDNAGVKKSEHKERIHRALELVHLPSPDQFLSRFPHQMSGGQLQRVVMARALILEPSFVVADEPVSMLDVSVRAGILNLFREVRENLGLTAIYISHDLALVRYVCERTIVMYLGRIVEDGPTEDIVREPMHPYTKALVAAVPVPHPDQSHEALPIKAGAPDARNPPSGCRLRDRCPHAFDRCAIEEPKATVVGNRKVHCHLFDQ; encoded by the coding sequence ATGAGCGATGCGGTGAAACAGAACATTGCCGAGACGGCGAGGCCGATGGTCGAGATCGCCAATGTGCGCAAGCATTTCTCGGTCGGCAATCCGCTGATGGCTGCGCTGCGCGGCGGCTCGACCGTCGTCAAGGCGGTCGACGGTGTGGAGTTCTCACTGATGAAAGGTGAGAGCGTCGGCTTGCTTGGAGAATCTGGCTGCGGGAAAACCACCATGGGCCGCCTCTTGCTGAAGCTCGAGGAAGCGACCGACGGTCATATCATGTTCGAGGGCGAGGATCTGGCCGAGTGTCAGGGCGAAAAGCTCAAGGCTTTCCGCACCAAAGCCCAGATGATCTTCCAGAATCCGTTCGAGGCGCTCAATCCACGCTTCACTATCGCCCAGTCGCTGGCCGAACCGCTGGACAATGCGGGCGTCAAGAAATCCGAACACAAGGAGCGTATTCACCGTGCTCTGGAACTGGTGCACCTGCCCAGTCCGGACCAGTTCCTTTCACGGTTTCCGCACCAAATGTCCGGCGGACAGTTGCAGCGCGTGGTCATGGCCCGCGCTCTGATCCTGGAGCCGAGTTTCGTTGTCGCCGACGAACCTGTTTCGATGCTCGATGTCAGCGTGCGCGCCGGCATTTTGAACCTGTTTCGGGAGGTTCGCGAGAACCTTGGGTTAACGGCCATCTATATCAGTCACGATCTGGCGCTGGTGCGCTATGTCTGCGAACGCACGATCGTGATGTATCTCGGACGGATCGTGGAGGACGGGCCGACAGAGGACATCGTGCGCGAGCCGATGCATCCCTATACGAAGGCGCTTGTGGCTGCCGTGCCGGTACCGCATCCGGATCAATCGCACGAAGCCCTGCCGATCAAGGCCGGCGCGCCCGATGCGCGCAACCCGCCGTCAGGCTGCCGCCTTCGCGATCGTTGCCCGCATGCGTTTGATCGCTGTGCAATCGAGGAACCGAAGGCGACGGTCGTCGGCAACCGCAAGGTTCACTGCCATCTGTTCGACCAGTGA
- a CDS encoding GntR family transcriptional regulator, which produces MSEDSLAAVTDVSASAESTVSNEPASSAHDVMPGLGPARQVNLRELVYDQLKDAFMVGYFAPGDYLNLRELANRFETSITPVREAVRRLVAEGALVDAPARALRVPPLRRSRLIDLKQARIGIESMVTELAAERATSEELDRLEVILDEAAAQKPKTPIDELKSNQLFHFTLYSSAGSPTLLRFIESLWLQYGPFLNLIHYTIDPNIRGSHKDHRRIIAAVRDRDAAAAKQALVTDISRSFDILDAYTQKPG; this is translated from the coding sequence GTGAGCGAGGACAGCCTGGCTGCTGTGACAGATGTTTCCGCCAGTGCCGAAAGCACGGTCTCGAATGAGCCTGCATCGTCGGCGCACGATGTCATGCCGGGCCTCGGTCCTGCGCGACAGGTCAATCTGCGTGAACTGGTTTACGACCAGCTCAAGGACGCTTTCATGGTCGGCTATTTTGCGCCGGGCGATTATCTCAATCTGCGTGAACTAGCAAACCGGTTCGAGACCAGCATCACACCGGTGCGTGAAGCGGTTCGGCGCCTGGTGGCTGAGGGGGCACTGGTTGACGCGCCGGCGCGCGCGTTACGTGTGCCTCCGCTTCGCCGCTCAAGGCTCATCGACCTCAAACAGGCACGCATCGGCATCGAATCCATGGTGACCGAACTTGCCGCCGAGCGCGCGACATCGGAGGAACTCGACCGGCTGGAGGTAATCCTCGACGAGGCTGCCGCGCAAAAACCCAAGACGCCGATCGACGAGTTGAAGTCCAATCAACTGTTCCATTTCACGCTCTATTCAAGCGCCGGCTCGCCCACGCTGTTGCGCTTCATCGAAAGCCTGTGGCTGCAATACGGACCATTTCTGAACCTGATCCACTACACGATCGACCCCAATATCCGCGGCAGCCACAAGGACCATCGCCGCATCATCGCCGCGGTGCGTGACCGTGATGCCGCCGCTGCCAAACAAGCGCTGGTAACCGATATTTCGCGGTCCTTTGACATACTGGATGCGTATACGCAAAAGCCGGGATGA
- a CDS encoding TIGR04076 family protein has product MEERPFELYDLKVEVVAGDKPMVCNHPEGSYFLVEGENLIFPDRNHFPMYPLAGLIPFLPAKQRVTDDNDWMSTDAEIACPDPHCGGRFRITRLKKRRFTHAGTSGLPDRRGTPYWQEAGGNE; this is encoded by the coding sequence TTGGAGGAAAGACCTTTTGAGCTTTACGATCTCAAGGTGGAGGTCGTTGCGGGCGATAAGCCCATGGTGTGCAATCATCCCGAGGGCTCTTATTTCCTTGTCGAGGGCGAGAACCTCATCTTTCCCGACCGCAATCACTTTCCAATGTATCCGCTGGCGGGGCTGATCCCGTTTCTGCCGGCCAAACAGCGGGTCACCGATGACAATGACTGGATGAGCACCGATGCGGAGATCGCCTGTCCCGATCCGCATTGCGGCGGTCGCTTCCGCATCACGCGATTGAAGAAACGCCGGTTCACCCATGCCGGCACGTCGGGACTGCCGGACCGACGTGGAACGCCCTACTGGCAGGAGGCCGGCGGCAATGAGTAA
- a CDS encoding aldo/keto reductase, producing MSKTATLRPGYSFSRIIKGGWQLAGDHGPVDRARSVADMERFLDAGITTFDCADIYVGVEEMIGEFIDRVRGNRGSQAADEIKVHTKLVPDFDRLETVGPADIEAIVDRSLRRLRLDQLPLVQFYWWDLSIGRPHEVLDCLKDIQRRGKIRLLGTTNWDEAAMEPFISAGFDLASTQVQYSLLDNRPAGDFARWCGANAMQILAYGSLAGGFLTEKWLGTPDPGHTFSNRSLVKYRLIIDEFGGWDLFQVLMKVLKSIAGKHGVTLSAVASRWVLDQPGVGAVIIGARTADRLSETTAIFDLALDDEDRKAIGDVLGQRFGPEGPVYGLERDKTGRHGRIMKYNLGTAS from the coding sequence ATGAGTAAGACGGCAACGCTGCGACCCGGCTACTCGTTTTCTCGCATCATCAAAGGCGGGTGGCAGCTTGCCGGCGATCACGGTCCGGTCGACCGGGCGCGTTCCGTCGCGGACATGGAGCGTTTTCTGGACGCCGGCATCACCACCTTCGACTGCGCCGATATCTATGTCGGCGTTGAGGAGATGATTGGCGAATTCATCGACAGGGTGCGCGGAAACCGCGGCTCACAGGCGGCCGACGAGATCAAGGTGCACACCAAGCTGGTGCCGGATTTCGATCGGTTGGAAACAGTGGGGCCGGCCGATATCGAGGCCATTGTCGACCGGTCGCTTCGCCGCCTGCGACTCGATCAGCTCCCGCTTGTGCAGTTTTACTGGTGGGACTTGTCGATCGGACGCCCCCATGAGGTGCTCGATTGTCTGAAGGATATACAAAGGCGCGGCAAAATCAGGTTGCTCGGCACGACGAACTGGGATGAGGCGGCCATGGAGCCCTTCATCTCCGCCGGTTTTGATCTTGCGTCGACACAGGTTCAATATTCCCTTCTTGATAATCGGCCGGCAGGCGACTTTGCCCGCTGGTGCGGCGCAAACGCGATGCAGATCCTCGCCTACGGATCGCTGGCCGGCGGTTTCCTGACCGAAAAATGGCTGGGTACCCCCGATCCGGGTCACACCTTCTCCAACAGGTCGCTGGTGAAGTACCGGCTGATCATCGACGAATTCGGCGGCTGGGATCTGTTTCAGGTCTTGATGAAAGTACTCAAGTCAATCGCCGGCAAACACGGTGTCACGCTGAGCGCCGTTGCCAGCCGCTGGGTGCTGGACCAGCCCGGGGTCGGCGCAGTGATCATCGGTGCACGCACCGCCGACAGGCTGAGTGAGACCACGGCGATCTTCGATCTTGCACTCGACGATGAAGACAGGAAGGCTATCGGTGACGTGCTCGGGCAGCGCTTTGGTCCCGAAGGGCCGGTCTATGGCCTCGAACGCGACAAGACCGGCCGCCACGGGCGGATCATGAAATACAATCTTGGGACTGCATCATGA
- a CDS encoding ABC transporter ATP-binding protein — translation MTDLSHALLETRSVSVSFGAFKAVDAVSLKVTEGSITGLIGPNGAGKSTLFNAIAGEQACDSGEIRFDGSRIDGLASNDVHGTGLARTFQIPKPFAAMSVLENLMLAAPDQPGEQFWVPVIARGRIAAREREILERAHEILAFTTLEGVASEAAGQLSGGQQKLLELARVLMSSPKMIMLDEPAAGVNPTLTGVLIEKIEQLNADGCTFLIIEHDMDLVMRHCDTIVAMTNGRIIYEGDAAGAQSNEMLLNAYLGAGADG, via the coding sequence ATGACCGATCTGTCCCATGCCCTCCTCGAAACCCGCTCGGTCAGCGTCTCATTTGGCGCCTTCAAGGCTGTCGACGCGGTTTCGCTGAAGGTTACGGAAGGATCGATCACCGGGCTGATCGGCCCGAACGGCGCCGGCAAGTCGACACTCTTCAACGCTATTGCCGGCGAACAGGCCTGCGACAGCGGCGAAATCCGGTTTGACGGTTCTCGCATTGACGGCCTTGCCTCCAACGACGTGCACGGCACCGGCCTTGCCCGCACTTTTCAGATACCCAAACCGTTTGCCGCGATGTCGGTGCTGGAGAACCTCATGCTTGCGGCTCCGGATCAGCCCGGCGAGCAGTTCTGGGTCCCGGTAATCGCACGCGGAAGGATCGCTGCCCGCGAGAGGGAAATTCTTGAAAGGGCCCATGAAATCCTTGCCTTCACCACGCTTGAAGGCGTCGCGTCGGAAGCAGCCGGGCAGCTATCCGGCGGACAGCAGAAACTGCTGGAACTTGCCCGCGTGCTGATGAGTTCGCCGAAGATGATCATGCTCGATGAGCCGGCGGCGGGTGTGAACCCGACCCTGACCGGCGTGCTGATCGAGAAGATCGAGCAGTTGAACGCGGACGGGTGCACCTTCCTGATCATCGAACATGACATGGATCTGGTCATGCGTCACTGCGATACGATCGTCGCCATGACGAACGGACGCATCATCTATGAGGGCGACGCGGCCGGCGCGCAGTCGAATGAGATGCTGCTCAACGCTTATCTGGGGGCGGGTGCCGATGGCTGA